Proteins encoded within one genomic window of Aquarana catesbeiana isolate 2022-GZ linkage group LG03, ASM4218655v1, whole genome shotgun sequence:
- the LOC141134309 gene encoding olfactory receptor 5AP2-like, with translation MENNTQVTVFVFSGLTDNDKLIPFLFTFFLMVYLVTILGNIGLVILVLVASNLHTPMYYFLSCLSAVDVFYSTSITPKLLSDLPSLRKTISFNGCAIQFFFFAGLAGTEVFLLSTMSYDRFIAICHPLHYVSIMTKSKCFSLVSLSFSMGFFQSVVHTSCLFNLQFCGSNLIEHFYCDVTPILRLSCSKTLLCNMLAILSVGCFCFYSLSTILVSYVFIFTTILRIKSSEGQQKAFSTCSSHLMCTGVLFVSVFITYLRSPSSALDKKDKVASVFYSVITPMLNPLIYSLRNQEVKKAIMQARHNILHVFRIL, from the coding sequence ATGGAAAATAACACACAGGTGACAGTGTTTGTGTTTTCTGGACTAACCGATAATGATAAACTAATCCCGTTCCTCTTCACTTTTTTCTTGATGGTGTACCTTGTGACCATACTCGGAAACATTGGCTTAGTTATTCTCGTCCTTGTTGCCTCCAACCTTCACACTCCAATGTATTACTTTTTGAGTTGCCTCTCAGCAGTTGACGTCTTCTACTCTACATCTATCACTCCTAAATTGTTGTCTGACCTTCCTTCCCTCAGGAAGACCATATCATTTAATGGTTGTGCcatccaatttttcttttttgctggccTAGCAGGAACGGAGGTTTTCCTACTCTCCACTATGTCATATGACCGCTTCATTGCTATCTGCCACCCTCTTCACTATGTTTCCATCATGACTAAAAGCAAATGTTTCTCTCTTGTCAGTCTTTCATTCTCCATGGGCTTCTTTCAGTCAGTTGTGCACACTAGCTGCTTGTTCAATCTCCAGTTCTGTGGCTCAAATCTTATAGAACATTTCTACTGTGACGTCACTCCCATACTCCGGTTGTCTTGCTCCAAAACACTTCTTTGCAACATGTTAGCTATTCTCTCtgttggttgtttttgtttttattcactttCAACTATCCTGGTCTCTTATGTTTTTATCTTTACCACCATATTACGTATAAAATCTTCTGAAGGACAACAGAAAGCTTTCAGCACTTGCTCTTCTCATCTAATGTGCACCGGCGTCTTATTTGTTTCAGTTTTTATTACTTATTTACGTTCACCCTCCAGTGCCTTGGACAAAAAAGACAAAGTGGCCTCTGTCTTTTATTCTGTAATTACCCCAATGTTGAACCCTCTTATTTACAGCTTGAGGAACCAAGAGGTGAAAAAAGCCATCATGCAAGCAAGGCAtaatattttacatgtatttagaATTTTATAA
- the LOC141134308 gene encoding olfactory receptor 5B21-like: protein MAMENNTQVTVFVFSGLTDNDKLIPFLFTFFLMVYLVTILGNIGLIILVLVASNLHTPMYYFLSFLSAVDLFYSTSITPKMLSDLTSLRKTISLNGCATQFFFFAGLAGTEVLLLSSMSYDRYAAICHPLHYVSIMTKSKYLSIVSLSFFMGFFQSAVQTSCLFSLQFCGSNLIDHFYCDVPPILRLSCSKTILCNILTILSVGCYCFYSLSTILVSYIFIFTTIFHIKSSEGRQKAFSTCSSHLMCASVFYVSVCITYLRSPSSALNKKDKVASVFYSVMTPMLNPLIYSLRNQEVKRAIMQAIHNILHVFRIL, encoded by the coding sequence ATGGCTATGGAAAACAACACACAGGTGACTGTGTTTGTGTTTTCTGGACTAACCGATAATGATAAACTAATCCCGTTCCTCTTCACTTTTTTCTTGATGGTGTACCTCGTGACCATACTTGGAAACATTGGCTTAATTATTCTTGTCCTTGTTGCTTCCAATCTCCACACTCCAATGTATTACTTTTTGAGTTTCCTCTCAGCTGTTGACCTCTTCTACTCTACATCTATCACTCCTAAAATGTTGTCTGACCTTACATCTCTTAGGAAGACCATCTCCTTAAATGGTTGTGCCacccaatttttcttttttgctggccTAGCAGGAACTGAGGTTCTCCTACTCTCCAGTATGTCGTATGACCGCTACGCTGCTATCTGCCACCCTCTTCACTATGTTTCCATCATGACCAAAAGCAAATATTTGTCTATTGTCAGTCTCTCATTCTTCATGGGCTTCTTTCAGTCAGCTGTACAGACCAGCTGCTTGTTCAGTCTCCAGTTCTGTGGCTCCAATCTTATAGACCACTTCTACTGTGACGTCCCTCCCATACTTCGGTTGTCTTGCTCCAAAACAATTCTTTGCAACATATTAACTATTCTCTCCGTTGGTTGTTATTGTTTTTATTCACTTTCAACAATCCTGGTCTcttatatttttatctttaccACCATATTTCATATAAAATCTTCTGAGGGACGACAGAAAGCTTTCAGCACCTGCTCTTCCCATCTCATGTGTGCCAGCGTCTTCTATGTGTCAGTTTGTATTACTTATTTGCGCTCACCTTCCAGTGCCCTGAACAAAAAAGACAAAGTGGCCTCTGTCTTTTATTCGGTAATGACCCCGATGTTGAACCCTCTTATCTACAGCTTGAGGAACCAAGAGGTGAAAAGGGCCATCATGCAAGCAATACAtaatattttacatgtatttagaattttataa